A region of Haliotis asinina isolate JCU_RB_2024 chromosome 7, JCU_Hal_asi_v2, whole genome shotgun sequence DNA encodes the following proteins:
- the LOC137290942 gene encoding sterile alpha motif domain-containing protein 15-like: MARKEALVNDLKDERVPPAIQWTTDQVSDWIEELGFPQYKPCFTTNQIDGRKLIAIEASAFPNIGITDFEHIKIIAKSIRDLLLLEEPDWTRSISIPPRSDLGMYLEKKSQRGKIINVMTYQQFLLEHKNAKWQPPLANHCLLLPHDPPPAEITQS; this comes from the exons ATGGCGAGAAAGGAAGCCTTGGTCAACGACTTGAAAGATGAACGTGTCCCACCTGCTATACAATGGACAACTGATCAAGTTTCAGACTGGATAGAAGAGCTAGGATTTCCCCAATATAAG CCATGTTTCACAACAAACCAGATTGATGGAAGAAAACTAATAGCAATAGAAGCATCTGCCTTTCCAAATATTGGTATTACAGACTTTGAGCATATTAAG ATAATAGCAAAGAGTATAAGAGATTTACTACTGCTGGAAGAACCTGACTGGACTAGAAGTATTTCAATACCACCAAGAAGTGACTTAG GTATGTATCTGGAGAAGAAGAGTCAACGGGGAAAGATCATCAATGTGATGACTTATCAGCAGTTTCTCCTGGAGCACAAGAATGCCAAGTGGCAGCCCCCTCTCGCTAACCACTGCCTGCTGCTGCCTCATGACCCCCCTCCTGCAGAGATAACCCAGTCATAG
- the LOC137290975 gene encoding translation initiation factor eIF2B subunit gamma-like gives MEFQPVVMAAGSGSRMTDLTTRCPKALLPVGNFPLLWYPVNMLERAGFEEAIIIVLESFASDAQNALCDVCHVKMRLDFVSIPDNDYMGTADSLRFIKDKIKTDVLIVSCDLISDISLHQVANVHRAYDSSLTMLLSPLPEQYAEVAVPGIKSKRKRERDFIGLDENGKRVLFYTSEVDLEETVNFRKSVLKKHPCISIRSKLTDCHLYILKKWVVDFLAENTKLSTIKSELLPYLIKRQFTKPKPPETDLQNTNMSLISMDTKTDVHGYRKGDEMTALIEELSTWIDHDGDMADCFHGEDIRCYAYIQDTGFCVRANTLATYCEANRQIPRLLSVLAPSREINNVHPSATIKEKSQVGSDCLVSEGVIVGERSSIKRSVVGRHCTIGDKVKVTNCIIMDHVTVKEGSNLQGSIVCGQAHISEKCELKDCIVGHSQNIIAMGKFTNEAIIDVDRMMEI, from the exons ATGGAGTTTCAGCCAGTAGTAATGGCAGCTGGATCAGGGTCCAGGATGACAGACTTGACCACCAGGTGCCCGAAGGCTCTCCTCCCAGTGGGGAACTTTCCACTACTGTGGTATCCAGTCAACATGCTTGAAAGAGCAGGCTTTGAAG aAGCGATCATAATCGTCTTGGAATCATTTGCGAGCGATGCCCAAAATGCTCTCTGTGATGTCTGTCATGTTAAAATGAGGCTAGACTTTGTCAGCATCCCCGACAACGACTACATGGGTACAGCTGATTCCCTCCGCTTCATCAAAGATAAAATCAAA ACGGACGTGTTGATTGTTAGTTGTGACCTCATCTCAGACATTAGTCTCCATCAAGTGGCCAATGTTCATAGAGCGTATGATTCTTCCCTCACCATGTTGTTATCTCCCCTTCCGGAGCAGTATGCTGAAGTGGCAGTACCTGGCATCAAGTCCAAGAGGAAGAGGG AGCGGGATTTCATCGGCTTGGATGAGAATGGGAAGCGGGTTCTGTTCTATACATCTGAAGTTGACCTTGAAGAAACTGTCAATTTCAGGAAATCTGTTTTAAAAAA GCACCCATGTATCAGTATACGTTCCAAGTTAACTGACTGCCATTTGTATATATTGAAGAAGTGGGTGGTGGACTTCCTAGCAGAGAACAC AAAACTGTCAACAATAAAGAGTGAACTCCTGCCTTACTTGATCAAGCGCCAGTTTACCAAACCCAAACCCCCAGAAACAGATCTCCAAAACACTAACATGTCACTCATCTCCATGGATACCAAGACAG ATGTCCATGGCTACAGGAAAGGTGATGAGATGACCGCACTGATCGAGGAACTCTCCACATGGATAGACCATGATGGAGACATGGCCGACTGTTTCCATGGGGAAGATATCCGGTGCTATGCTTACATACAGGACACAGGTTTCTGTGTGAGGGCCAACACACTAGCCACATACTGTGAAGCTAACAGACAA ATTCCACGGCTGCTCAGTGTATTAGCTCCATCCCGAGAGATTAATAATGTTCATCCATCAGCAACTATCAAAGAAAAGTCACAG GTTGGATCTGATTGTcttgtgagtgagggagtgattGTTGGAGAGCGGTCATCCATCAAGCGGTCAGTTGTAGGCCGTCATTGTACAATAGgtgacaaggtcaaggtcactaacTGCATCATCATGGATCATGTGACCGTAAAGGAGGG GTCCAACCTACAAGGCAGCATTGTGTGTGGACAGGCTCATATCTCTGAGAAGTGTGAACTCAAAGATTGTATCGTAGGTCACTCTCAGAACATCATTGCCATGG GCAAGTTCACAAATGAAGCCATCATCGATGTGGACCGAATGATGGAGATATGA
- the LOC137290998 gene encoding uncharacterized protein: MAATRRTAISAVLLLTCRLNVQSLIMSTVPCPNMASNCITDTFNAVIPNLGCLGCQGGCVDGYIMTSNPRHRRDTNDTSGHYTYRDVPIQNTVDVTEPQWICVKGDHCCAGFFHTQMGPQSACAWCGEGCSACSSYNNCQSCFWGYNMVRHTLPGGKQTAVCKPSGVKCPSKNTHCSYTMYIRSSVGCLGCMSCDEGYLPTFNHLYYRPTNDPHGSYTFNNITIKNTRDVNEPRFVCVKGLNCRDGWFRKDTQRSTFCDWCGEGCSRCTDKTSCSKCEPGYTLSQNGTVCSANSL; this comes from the exons ATGGCGGCCACAAGAAGGACAGCGATCAGTGCCGTCTTGCTTCTCACTTGTAGACTAAACGTGCAGTCTCTCATTATGTCAACAG TGCCTTGTCCCAACATGGCCAGCAACTGCATCACCGACACCTTCAACGCCGTCATCCCCAATCTGGGTTGCCTGGGGTGTCAGGGCGGGTGTGTGGATGGGTACATAATGACCAGCAACCCCCGACATCGCCGTGACACCAACGACACGAGCGGTCACTACACCTACAGGGACGTCCCCATTCAGAACACCGTCGACGT GACGGAGCCCCAGTGGATCTGTGTGAAGGGCGACCATTGCTGTGCTGGTTTCTTCCACACGCAGATGGGACCGCAGTCTGCATGTGCTT GGTGTGGTGAAGGGTGCTCCGCCTGCTCCAGCTACAACAACTGTCAGTCGTGTTTCTGGGGGTACAACATGGTCCGACACACACTCCCCGGGGGTAAACAGACAGCAGTATGTAAGCCGTCGGGTG TGAAGTGCCCCAGCAAGAATACACACTGCTCCTACACCATGTACATCCGGAGCTCGGTCGGCTGTCTGGGCTGTATGTCATGTGACGAGGGATACCTCCCAACTTTCAACCACCTCTACTACCGCCCCACAAACGACCCCCACGGCAGCTACACCttcaacaacatcaccatcaagAACACCAGAGACGT GAATGAGCCCCGTTTTGTGTGCGTCAAGGGACTGAATTGCCGTGATGGTTGGTTCAGGAAAGACACACAAAGATCGACCTTCTGTGACT GGTGTGGAGAAGGATGTAGCCGGTGCACTGACAAAACCTCCTGCTCTAAATGTGAACCGGGATACACGTTAAGCCAGAATGGCACCGTGTGTTCAGCGAATAGTCTATGA